The following DNA comes from Alnus glutinosa chromosome 6, dhAlnGlut1.1, whole genome shotgun sequence.
ACAAGTATATCCAAGTAGTTACATCGGTACTATACAATTATCATATATACAAGCAAATATTTGTAATAGACATAAAGAATAGTAGAGCAATAACAAAAACTTGGCACACTCAATGCTGCCTTGAGTTTGAATTCAttcatctttttcctttcttcagCTAGGCGATCTTCAACATATCTTTAGTATTTCAACAAGGTAGAGAAAAAGTGGACCTTTCTAGCTAGGATGTTAAGAGGAGGGCTTCACGATTCCGGCCAAGCAGATTTAATGCTGTTGCAGCTATTTGATGTCCAGACAACCCAGCAAGATTAAGCTGTTCATCTGCTGATGCGTGCTCTATGTAGTTGTCTGGTAGAACAATTGGACGCCACTTGAAAAGTTGAGCcagaaaattaacaaaaaaaaaaaaagtattagaCTTGGGCAAATAACCTGATTAATCATCATCATCTACGTGGCTAAAATTGTTACCTTAATTCTCCCATCAAGTTGTCCATCGAGTGCGATAAATTGCGCAACATGGGATGCAAATCCTCCAATGGAGCCTTCCTCAACTGTGATCAGAAATGCATGGTTTTGACAAAGCTGCCTGAGAAGCTTGATGTCTAGGGGCTTGCAGAACCTTGCATCAGCCACTGTTACCTCAAGGCCAAGCTTTGAAAGAAGGGACCGAGCCTTGAGACAATTCTGAACCATTGCCCCATAGCCAAGCAAAGCAACATCTTTACCCTCTGCAAGAACTTTCCCTTTTCCAATCTGCTCTAGAATACAATGTGGGTCAAACAAGAGGCATAAAGAAGTTGAATTTTTAATGGCAATATAGAATAATAGGATGATGAACATGTAAttagttttaatcaaaataCCATAGGTGGTAAACCTTTTCTGAGCAATAATAGTTGAGACGTTTTTCAAAGTAAATATAAGCAAAAATTGTGAGGCACCAAGGGCTTACCTCTATGGGAATCCCACAGCATATAGTGTAGTCTTCCTGTACAATGGCACCCCTAGGATACCGGAAGCAAATAGGCCGATCGTCAATTTGGGCTGCAGTGGCCACCATGTGGACAAGCTCATGCTCATTGGATGGTGCCATGACTATCATATTTGGCAAGCATGACATGAATGTTATATCGAATGCTCCACACTGCATTGGGCCATCAGACCCTACAAGTCCTGCACTAGTAATGACAAAACGGACTGGAATTCTCTGCCTATCTACATCATGGACCACCTAAagaaacataaagaaaaaaacttccAGTGACTTAAGAATGTATATATCTTCTGGTTCAAGCCAAACACCCGAAGAATGAATGAACACAAATCATTTTCACAGAAAATCTTTTCTTTATCTGAAACAAGTGGAACCATATGaagttcagagagagagagagaggacctgATCATAAGCTCTCTGTAGAAAAGTGGAAGGGATTATGCAAAATGGCTTCAATCCACCACAGGACAAACCAGAAGAAAATGTAACTGCATGTTGCTCTGCAATTCCCATGTCAAAAAACTTGTCTGGAAATTTTGCCTGAAATAGTTGAAGTGATGGTTCCATTTGCATTCCCGCGTGAACTGTCACAATATCTTGATCCTTCACTGCCTCCGCAACTAAAGCCTCCACAAAGCAATCGCTATATGTCAATGAGTGGATCCTAGACGGTAATGAATCAGAATTACTTGAATCTGCAAAGTGTGAGAAAGGGAAATCAATCAAAATGTTAACCTAACTGACGATGACTGATACTTGGTACTCACTACTCAATATGCATCTGACCAAGCCTGAGTCCAAAATGCAAACCACGGAGGAGCTGGGTAGTCCAGTTCCTATGTGGTTTGACTCCTAGTAGAACTCTAGGAAATGTATTCACCAACTACATTAAGGATAGTATATTCGCTAAATAACACCCTTTTCACATTAAACTGAAGCTACAGAGTACAGACTTACAGATGATTGATCCTATGTTGAAATAAAACTAGACTTCGATCTGTAGACTTGAACACACTTAACCAGTCCCAAGCTCTAAACACCAGGAAAATATTTCCTATGCTCGCCTACATCCTAAGCCAAGCGTATACAACGGCTCAGCAAAACAAATGCCATGCTATAATATACTAACAGACTCGTGAATCTCATGAGTTaccatagaaaaataaaaatagcttATGAAACAAACACCAGcaaggaaataaagaaaaatgaagataCCTTCAAGTGGCTTCCCTGCTATTTCACTCTTTTGATTATTTTCTGGTCCCCGATTTTCTTCTGTTATCACATGAACCAACACAGGACCCATTGAATCCAGAGATGCTACTTCGCGCAAAACACAAATCAGGTCATCAATGTTATGTCCATCAACAGGGCCAATGTAATATAACCCAAGTTCTTCAAAAAGAGTTGCTCCCAGCGGACCCATCATACCACGTGCATACTCGTCAACTTTGGCTGCCAATTCATGCATACCCCTACCAATTCTTTTAGTAACACCCTGAGGAGAAGCAAATATTACTTTCATGACAGAATACTAAGATACATAATTTCATTTCAAGACAAATATTATAATTCGTGCATACCACTACCAACACATGCCAACTGTTGCAATAGAACTTTCAAATTTCCAAAGGCCCCCAATAAATTGTTAGAAGAGTTGTTGGAATTTTGTTGTATGGGTATTTTGGTCAGTTTGGTATACATAATTCCATTGAGGGCATGGTTTAGAAATTTCTCTGAGATGGTATTGGAATTTGGTCTCCAGATACATTAGTCGGATCATTCAGTATTTCACTTTCATACTAGTGCCGACTATAGTCTTCTTGTCATATATGTGGATGTCATGATTACCGGAAATGATTCAGGAGGCGTTGCTCGATTGAAATAGTTTTTGCAGCAAAGGTTTCAAACAAAGGACTTGGGGAAACTTCAATATTTTCTGGGGTATTGAAGTTGCTAGATCTCTGAAAGGTATAAATTATGTCAGAGAAAATATGTACTTGATTTGTTAGAAGAGACGTGTATTTTGGGTATTCATCTTGTTGAGGTTCCAATGGATCCTAATTAAAAGGTCTTGAATGATGAAGGAGAATTGTTTAAGGACCCTGGCAGGTATCGTTGTTTAGTTGGAAAGTTAAATTATCGTTGTTTAGTATTGTAACTTTTGTTAATAAATTCTTGGAGGCCACTAAGGTTTTCACATTGGCAAGCAGTCACCAGTATCATTCGAAAACTGAAGAGAGCTCCTAGTATTGGGATACTGTATAGACCCAATAGACATTTCAGGGTAGAAGGTTTTACTGATTCAGATTAGACGGGTTCTCCCTCCAATAGACGACCCACTACAGGATATTGTATATTCTTAGGCGGCAATCTGGTCACTTGGAAGAGAACGAAACAGACAGTAATAGCGCAATCTAGTGCCAAAACAGAGTACAGGGCAATGGCTCATACCACTAGTGAATTGATATGGTTACAACCTTTTCTTTAGGAGATTGGATTTTCAACTCCTAGTCCTATTCCATTGTTTTGTGACAATCAATTTGTGTTACATATTGCATCTAACCAGGTTTTCCATGAAAGAACCAAGTACATTGACTTTAATTGTCATTTCATTCAAAACAAGATActcaatcaatatatatataagccattTGTCCAGTCAAGAGACCAGTTAGCTAACACGTTTACAAAATCTATGTCGTAATCAATTAGAGTTTATTTGTTCTAAGCTGGgtttatatgatatatatgttcCAGCTTGAAGGGGAGTGTTAGAAGAGTTAGGATTTTTTTATGGGGGCATTTTGGTTAGATTGGTGTACACGGGTATTTTGGTCAGCTTGGTAtatttttcaacatatataataaaatgttTGAGGTAGGTTATGTATGTTGAACGAGCCtcctctttctctccaaattttCTCATTCAAACCGATTTACAAAAATAAAGCTTTTCATTAAGCATATCTCACCAGAAGGCCTCAACCCTCAAATGCATTTCATTAAGACTCCCTGATACTAGGATTGCCTCTCAAGTAATTCCTGAAACTCTAAAAATTTCCCAATGTTCCCCCAGATTCCAATCATCCTTGGTGATATTAGACAAGATACCAAATCTCTCCGTATGGTACAAAGGTCCATTAAGTGAAAATCCATCATATGCTaccaaagaaaatatatatatatatatatatatatatatatatatatatatatatatgctggaGGGCTGGTATAGCATAAGATGCCAGTGCCAGGAGCACATATAAtattcaaaagtcaaaaggtCCCTCATACATTCATCAAGAGCAGCTCAAAAGGCCACCAGTCTAAAATTCAAACAGTATGGGAGTGCCACAAGCATGCCAGATCATCATCATGCTATAGAGACCATTAAAGATTACCATAACAGGTACAAGTTAGCTTAGCTAAATGATTCTCTAGGGATTGTAACCAGAGACCTGATCAAGTCCTGTTTTTCGGCAGGGATTTTCtcctttatttttccttttttttttgggggggggggggggggggggggggggtgcgggGGATCCAATCCTCTATTATTCCCTGCCCAAAGAGAAGAGGGCAGGGAAAATAATAGGGGAATAGTGAGAGTGGGCCCCCTGCTCGGGCAAGGGAGCTTCTCTCATATACCCCTGCCCAAAAAGGAAATGGTAGGGGGGAAGAGGAGGGATCCCCAATTACAGGGGATCCCTGTCCGGGGAGGGGGGGACCTACCACTGGTAGTGTAGCTTATAAGCCAGAGTGACGGgggttaaaaaaaacatgtcgttggaatattttgaaaacataattctatttaacttcacaaaatatgtatattttgttgtttaaaaTTTTCCAATCCTCGTTAGAAATATTTTGAAGTAGACACTCTCCACAGGTTTAGTCAATTAGAAGGAAAACTAGAGAAAAACCTTAGCAACTTCTCTCAACTTCCGGAAGGATTTACTTGACTGGAGCTTGCTTAGAGTACTAGATAGAGCATTAATGGATGTCTTGGTGCCCTCTTCAGTCTTTAGGTGTAAAGAGTGTCGGCTGTCATTTAGAATCACTACCATATTAGAGTCCAGATAGCCCACATTACTCATTGCCTCATAGACCTGTCCTGCCATAGTTGTCTCATTGCTGATGACAGCAACTATATGTTCCCgcttcccttttatatccctTGCAATCGCCATACCTGAAATGAAAACAACTGGattcaaatttaaactttatAAACTAAAGCAGAGccaattaagttttaaaaaaacaaatatataaccaaaaaacaaaaagcttcAACAGTGGCACTGATGAGCTGAACACCTAAtgttttttgatgaatgagCTGAACACCTAATGTACAAATCAATCAACACCTAGAGAGTTCTAGGTGTACGAATGCAAGTAAaagctggaaaaaaaaaaaaaaaaaaaaaacttttccaaCTGGGTGAGTCagaagaaattgattttttttgataagtgagtCAGAAGAAATTGATAGAACATAGGGAAAGTCAATACTACCAAGTCCAGCAGAAATGCTGTTACAACCATGCCCGGCACCAAATGGATCATAATCACTCTCAAATCGGGATGTAAAACCTGAAAGACCATTCTTTTCTCGCACTGTATGCATGAGGGACCGCCTTCCTGTAAGAATTTTATGTGCGTATGTCTGCCAGAAAAGGAAATGCATTAATCACTTAAAGACCAATCTTTCATTTATAAATGATACACAAGTTCTATTGCTTTAATTTCTGTTATCTCGTCATTTTGCTTTGTAATAATAATCCAATGagatagaaaataacaaggaagTTATTATCTCTGTCTCTCACCCTCTCTCATTCCCAACAACCAAGCACTCccattgaaagaaaaaagtatagaATATGATCTTACTTGTTCCCCATCATCCCACAATATCTTGTCAACTGGTGCATGGAAAACATGGTGTATTGCAACTGTCAGCTCCACCACTGACAAACTGGATTTAAaggatttttgtgtttttgacaTCATAAAAGATAATTCCAAACGAATTTCATCCGCTAATTGTTTCAGTTCCTGCAAGTCCCACGCTTTAGTAAGTATGGTAGCTGTGAGCTTACAAGTTCGACACGTATACAGGAAAAGAATTTGGATGCTGTAAAAACTACCTTAGAAGACAAATTCTTCAAGTGGATTGGGTTTTCAACTACATCAAGTATGGGTGTTGGGACTTTCTCCCAGAAGAAATCATCAATATTGGGCAAAGAACCTAATCGTCTTACAAGTCTCTGCATCAAGAAAAATCAGATAACACAACATTGAACAGTGAAAGATTATATGGATCATCTAATTGTAAGGTTTATTACCAATGAAGACCAAACTGCAAGTTGCTCGGTGCTTAGAGTGGCAATACAAGTAATACATAAAATTAGAAAGGAAAGCATTCACGAAAAGGTAGAATTACTATAATGACGGATTAGATTGGAGTAGGCTAGCTCACAAAGAAGACCGTGTGCAAGTAGAATTCATTACAAGGATAACACGTTGCAGATATGAGAAATGATGGACATTATATCATAGAAGGTATAATCCTAAAAAGAGTAGAATGGAAAAACACATTCTATGGACCGAATCCCAAATATTTTAGTTGAGGCTCTTGAGGCTTCAAGAACATTCTGGATGCATGATCCAACCAAATTGTGCAACAGAAATTCCAAACTTAATTTAAATTGCCAATACTTTTCCAAAAAGCAAAAGTGCATAGAGGGACTacaagaaaattcttttattcaTAAGGGCAAGCATTCATGTTCTCAAAGTGCATACTCAGACAAGCAGAACTGGTGAACTGTCAACAGTTCTGAAATGTGTTACAGGTCCAAAGAAAGTTCATGATGCTTTCTCAAAAAGCTTTGTATCAAGACATGAAATAGCGGGTAGCCTTTCAGATGTTCTTAAACTCTAGTATATCAACTTCACAGTTAAACCATACTTTTCTAGGTTAATAATTGATTATGCCAGTCATGATTATAGTTTCAGAGGTTTTTGTGTGAAAATTTTGGTTACTACTGGCTATGGTGGCACCTTTAGGCATGCTCAAGGAAAACATTGTTCAATTAGAAGCTATCTACTGCAGGCACATTTTTGGTCCGTAAACATGAAAATCAAAAGGCTTCTGTTTACACAAATTCTTCAAATCGATAAGACACATCATCTTACAAGTTTAAGATGATTATTTGTTTGCTAGGAAGCTCCATTGATTGCAAAAACGTGATAAAGCAATGATGGCCAACAAGCATAGTGAGTTATAATAAAATCCAGAAATTATcttcttttgtgtgtgtgtgtgtctatatatatatattagcttgAATTCCCATTTTCTGCCAGCCAATGAGCATATACTTAAACAAGGAAACAATAATTTGATAATGTTAGGTAACAGAAATCACTCTGTTTAATGTTGGACACTGTCACCACTGGCCTTTTGCAGTCAAGAGGTATCTCTCTCCTTCTGAGATGAGGTCTTAGGCTCAACTTGTTATGAGATGGGATTTGTCGAAGTAGGACTCTTCTATCACTTTGcaggaaaaagaaattttggACATTGTTATCAATTAATTCTCCAATTGTGTGCAAAGTAGACAGTTCAAATCCTAGAATATCAACTCTGAAATATCTCTGAATTTACAAAGGGTTACGTTTATCTTGGCTCCTTGTTGCAAACTGCTAATTTTACTCTTTCTTTGCTTtgccctctttttttttcttctccctaCCGCCACAACTTCTGGAATCAGTTTCTCATTCACAGATAAAGTATTTCCAATTGTAGGAAAACAAGTTGTCAAAAAGTGCTTCCTACTAGtgtttcactaaaaaaaaaagttatttcacTTAACCATATCACAATGCCAAAAAACAAGAATCACATGCAGCAGTCATCACTAGGATAACACCAGAGTCTCGCAAGCCGGAACACATTTCaagaatttgaaaataataaaatgtccCACTATTACTATTTACGAATACTCTAACTTCCCTTGCAATATGTTTAGTCGCcaagaaaactgaggaaaataaaaggaaagataTTTCAAGATTTGTATTTTCTTCTGTGCAGTTCGTAATGgagaaaaaatgtaattttttttttttaaaaaaaaaaaaacctacagaTGTGTGTAACACTTGAGCTTTTGGTATCTTCTGCCAACAGCCACCACAACATTCCTTGATAAAAGAATAGAAGCAAAACAATGAAAGTTCCCATTTACCTTTCCCTTCTTTTATCTagtttctcggcaaccaaacagacgATTAGAGCATATGAATAAGAAAATGAGAGGACAGTTCAGCATACCTTGGAAGCAATGGAGGAACCGGAACAAGGGTACAAGTTAATTCTTGAAACTTCCACATTAAGAGGGAAACTAGAGCTTGAGCAGTCCACTCTGTGAGGCAAAGCACCAAATTTTCCATGGGAATGGGCAGTAATTCCAAATGGATACCCAGCAGAAGCAGTACCCATCTAGGAAAACAGAGACCCAACACTCCGAAACTGATCGATTTCAAGAAAAGGGCACAACTTGAGAGCTCGCTTGCAGGAATGAAAATGAAGAGTGTCAATGTGGAAATACTCTGTATTTTGAGGGTTGAGAATGTCCAAAAATGTAAAGAAGAGACACAGGAAAAGCCACAGATGATCGAAAACGGCTGAGAATAAACATATGGGACAAGAATTTGAGCAACAGCTACACAGGAGATGAACAAAGCATAATTCTCTAACATAACAATGAAGGCATAGTTGTCTTTTTACATTAGGTAAAAAGAcaattatgaaaatataaaaagacaattaCATCTCACTTTTTCACTAAAACAGAGATAAATGGAGGAGATCCAAATTCAAGCATAAGTTGTGTAGACAGTAGACTGAAGAGAATCGaaccaagaaaattaaaaattaaaaattaaaaaagtgttctttttgtattatttatgtattttttgaCCACTAAAAATAATCTGTTTTCAGTTTTAAAGTagcatgttaaaaaaattactaaattgaTTAGTgtatagttttttgttttttttttttgaaaagatagAATACTTTTATTAAGTCATGAAAATCAACCTTGCTCAACAAGAACACCATCCTGGATGGCAGGAGGACAATCCTCCACCCAGACTAGTTCTGAAGCATTACTCAAAGCAAATCTTGCCAAAACATAGGCAGCCTTATTGGACTCTTTGCATATGTGACAAATCACGACAAGTTGTAAGTATACAATCCTAGTCTTAGTATCGTCAATGATATGTCCGTAGCTACACTAACAAGGACCTCGGGTCTTCAAAGCTGTCACCACATTCTTGGAGTCCCCTTCAATGATCACCCTCTTGAAGCCCCGTTGATAGCAGAAGTCTACTCCCTTCCATGCTGTCACAACCTCAACCACCTAAGGATCTGAGATAAAGGAAAGGGTAGTAGCTAAAGGCCCTCGGACTGCTCCCCAGTGATCCCTTATGACCACCCCAACTCCCATTATATTTAATTCGGCATCCATGGACACAGCCCATTTAAGCTTGAAAATGCCCTATGGCGGGTGCATCCATTTAGGAGGATTTGGAGTAGCTTGATTCTTGGGTTGAATGGAAGCTTGCTGGTACAAGTCAATAGCCTCTAAAGCTTGTGTGACACACTGTGAAGGAGGCTTGAACTTACCTTCAAAAACATGTGCATTCCTCTTAAACCATATTTGCTGGGTCACATAAATTGCCACCAAGAAATCCCTCTCTCCAAGCGTTTCCTTCAACTGCTGCAGTAGACTAATACCATCCTACACCTGGAAGGACAGCTTTTGAATCTTCTTTGGGCATTCCTGCCTGACTGATTTGGAGAAAGAGCAGTTCCAAAGGATGTGGTGCGCTGTTTCCCGTTCAAGGATACACATGGGACAAAAAAGGTCTTGAACAATCTTCTTCTTGAAAAGGTTCTCCTTAGTAGGCAAGACATTCTAGCACACATTCCACCAAAAATTTTTAATCACTGGTGGAGTAGGCATTTTCCACACCAATTGCCACATAGATTTTAGGAGCCAAACCAGATGAGCTCTCCCCCTTCAGTTGATCTCTACGTTCCACTTCCATGTGATATGCAATCCTGACCGAGAATATCCCATTCTTTGC
Coding sequences within:
- the LOC133871970 gene encoding probable 1-deoxy-D-xylulose-5-phosphate synthase, chloroplastic; this encodes MGTASAGYPFGITAHSHGKFGALPHRVDCSSSSFPLNVEVSRINLYPCSGSSIASKRLVRRLGSLPNIDDFFWEKVPTPILDVVENPIHLKNLSSKELKQLADEIRLELSFMMSKTQKSFKSSLSVVELTVAIHHVFHAPVDKILWDDGEQTYAHKILTGRRSLMHTVREKNGLSGFTSRFESDYDPFGAGHGCNSISAGLGMAIARDIKGKREHIVAVISNETTMAGQVYEAMSNVGYLDSNMVVILNDSRHSLHLKTEEGTKTSINALSSTLSKLQSSKSFRKLREVAKGVTKRIGRGMHELAAKVDEYARGMMGPLGATLFEELGLYYIGPVDGHNIDDLICVLREVASLDSMGPVLVHVITEENRGPENNQKSEIAGKPLEDSSNSDSLPSRIHSLTYSDCFVEALVAEAVKDQDIVTVHAGMQMEPSLQLFQAKFPDKFFDMGIAEQHAVTFSSGLSCGGLKPFCIIPSTFLQRAYDQVVHDVDRQRIPVRFVITSAGLVGSDGPMQCGAFDITFMSCLPNMIVMAPSNEHELVHMVATAAQIDDRPICFRYPRGAIVQEDYTICCGIPIEIGKGKVLAEGKDVALLGYGAMVQNCLKARSLLSKLGLEVTVADARFCKPLDIKLLRQLCQNHAFLITVEEGSIGGFASHVAQFIALDGQLDGRIKWRPIVLPDNYIEHASADEQLNLAGLSGHQIAATALNLLGRNREALLLTS